One Romeriopsis navalis LEGE 11480 genomic window carries:
- a CDS encoding DUF3531 family protein produces MRVSFREFDPFNVWFWIEFPLMPSEQEKQYVEEVFDSWFFLGKLGGFDAENLQIQDTGLEIGYMDYDPDRKDASLVSLMHNMGEFEYEGNWARCWLDLGTSDAIALDVLVNTLMRLSQEFVPLEQLIIGGENEDWRVPEHEKPEFVQDEWN; encoded by the coding sequence ATGAGAGTTAGCTTTCGCGAATTTGACCCATTTAACGTTTGGTTTTGGATTGAGTTTCCCTTAATGCCAAGCGAACAAGAAAAGCAGTACGTTGAAGAAGTCTTCGACTCGTGGTTTTTCCTGGGCAAACTGGGGGGCTTCGATGCCGAAAATCTCCAAATCCAGGACACAGGACTTGAGATTGGTTACATGGATTACGACCCCGATCGCAAAGACGCATCCTTGGTATCGCTGATGCACAACATGGGCGAGTTTGAGTACGAAGGCAACTGGGCCCGTTGCTGGCTCGATCTGGGCACCAGTGACGCGATCGCCCTGGATGTTTTGGTCAATACCTTGATGCGTTTGAGCCAGGAATTTGTGCCCTTAGAGCAACTCATTATCGGCGGTGAAAATGAAGACTGGCGGGTGCCAGAGCACGAAAAGCCAGAATTCGTTCAGGATGAGTGGAATTAA
- a CDS encoding Rieske 2Fe-2S domain-containing protein: MSVAYKSIQWNRTKIIYDLLLFAAIGIYLFLFTYSAKLVSPDLEMRGLDIRAFGSAAFILLHVILSIGPLCRFDRRFLPLLYNRRHMGVTMFFLGLIHVIGFNLSDIPVLSNIPYKADGALYWYHDFGNVEPIVSLFAGNTHYGSLVRFPFETLGVIGLAILFLMAITSHDFWLANLTAPIWKALHMSVYVAYAALVGHVTLGAIQTNRHPFLTIAVGLGLVWITVIHLLAALQERRRDRAVAPPATATDHYVDIGSINEIPDTRAKIVTIAGERVAIFKYDGKIAAISNVCQHQNGPLGEGKVIDGCVTCPWHGYQYLPETGASPPPFIESVPTFNVQLRDDRIFVSTIPNPPGTETIPARIYPDADGAQSYE, encoded by the coding sequence GTGAGTGTTGCTTATAAGTCGATTCAATGGAATCGCACAAAAATCATCTACGATTTGTTGTTGTTTGCCGCCATTGGCATTTACCTGTTTCTGTTTACGTACTCTGCGAAACTGGTGAGTCCAGATTTGGAAATGCGTGGGCTTGATATTCGGGCGTTTGGCTCAGCGGCATTTATTTTGCTCCATGTAATTTTGTCGATCGGGCCGCTTTGTCGCTTCGATCGGCGGTTTCTCCCATTGCTTTACAATCGCCGACATATGGGTGTGACGATGTTTTTCCTAGGGTTAATCCATGTCATTGGGTTTAATCTCTCGGATATCCCGGTGTTGTCGAATATTCCCTATAAGGCAGATGGGGCGCTGTACTGGTATCACGACTTTGGTAACGTCGAGCCGATTGTCAGTTTGTTTGCAGGGAATACCCATTATGGTTCCTTAGTGCGTTTTCCCTTTGAAACCTTAGGCGTGATTGGTCTGGCGATTTTGTTTTTGATGGCAATTACCAGTCACGATTTTTGGTTGGCAAATTTGACTGCGCCGATTTGGAAAGCCCTGCACATGTCGGTTTACGTCGCCTATGCGGCGTTAGTCGGACATGTCACCCTTGGGGCAATTCAGACCAATCGCCATCCATTTTTGACAATTGCGGTCGGCCTTGGGTTGGTCTGGATTACGGTGATCCACTTACTGGCCGCATTGCAAGAGCGGCGGCGTGATCGAGCCGTTGCACCACCGGCAACCGCGACTGATCACTATGTTGATATCGGCAGTATCAATGAAATTCCTGATACAAGGGCGAAAATAGTGACGATCGCTGGCGAGCGGGTCGCGATCTTTAAGTACGACGGCAAAATTGCGGCAATTTCGAATGTTTGCCAACATCAGAACGGTCCGTTGGGCGAAGGTAAAGTGATCGATGGCTGTGTGACTTGTCCTTGGCATGGCTATCAGTATTTACCGGAAACGGGTGCTTCCCCGCCACCGTTTATCGAATCGGTACCCACCTTTAATGTCCAACTCCGAGACGATCGAATTTTCGTAAGCACAATTCCCAATCCGCCTGGTACTGAAACGATACCGGCCCGGATATACCCTGATGCCGATGGCGCCCAATCCTATGAATAA
- a CDS encoding sensor domain-containing diguanylate cyclase, translating into MNSQLLHETMIFWRRLHQSRRWEQFIQHFVRYGSPWWPMFAGIVLTLFLSYGSLSQNLEAIANDALQHFRVVPVWDERIVLVNIDQPTLDALGWFPLSRTHYARLLDRLNQSGQNTVVFDLVFSEESEDDIDFEEAMQQHGHVVLGAAWTPKGKVWKPTPQLQEAAIAVGHIAKASHPLDTQLVQISPVFRNLPALSLASLQAYLLGGGDWVPQMRWYRPLIINWPRSLQALQQYSLVDVLQGKIAPHQFDDKIILIGATAPGIDQLNMTLGQSTIYGVHLHAAAINNLLQSNSLRVFSVNWLPGLIVTLGLFWGALLNRLPTKLQFPIMCLGPWVWVVMCGLVLSFNYRLPLVLPVILVIAISTAMLCRDRLQLDQANQRLQRQVTIDALTQVKNRYFLERAFDLLWQRLMRERGEVALIMCDIDYFKLYNDSQGHQAGDRCLYQVAQTIHQCLKRPEDFVARYGGEEFAIVLPHTSLNGAVQIAEQIQAALAKLALQHPSAPGLGIVTISLGISTALVTDFAPEMLIQQADQALYNAKRLGRDRYFVAGAWPPSESV; encoded by the coding sequence ATGAACTCCCAGTTATTGCATGAAACGATGATATTTTGGCGACGGTTGCATCAGTCCCGCCGCTGGGAGCAGTTTATTCAGCATTTTGTGCGCTATGGGTCGCCATGGTGGCCGATGTTTGCGGGTATTGTGCTGACGCTGTTTTTATCCTACGGTAGCTTGAGCCAAAATTTAGAGGCGATCGCGAACGATGCTTTGCAGCACTTTCGGGTTGTACCAGTTTGGGACGAGCGGATTGTACTGGTCAATATCGATCAGCCCACACTGGATGCTTTGGGCTGGTTTCCGTTGAGTCGTACTCACTATGCCCGATTGCTTGATCGGTTGAATCAATCGGGCCAAAATACCGTTGTATTTGACTTGGTATTCTCGGAAGAATCAGAGGACGATATTGATTTCGAGGAAGCGATGCAGCAGCATGGGCATGTCGTTTTGGGAGCGGCCTGGACCCCGAAAGGTAAGGTCTGGAAACCGACACCACAATTGCAAGAGGCTGCGATTGCTGTCGGACATATCGCGAAAGCCTCACATCCCTTGGATACCCAACTCGTGCAAATTTCGCCAGTATTCCGGAATCTTCCGGCCTTGTCTTTGGCTTCCTTGCAGGCCTATCTGTTGGGTGGTGGTGATTGGGTGCCGCAGATGCGTTGGTATCGACCTTTGATCATTAATTGGCCGCGTTCTTTGCAAGCGCTACAGCAGTATTCGTTGGTTGATGTATTGCAAGGTAAGATTGCGCCACACCAATTTGATGACAAGATTATTCTGATTGGTGCGACAGCTCCAGGGATTGACCAACTGAATATGACGCTCGGTCAGTCCACGATATATGGCGTGCATCTCCATGCGGCAGCGATTAATAACCTGCTCCAAAGCAATAGTCTACGGGTTTTTTCGGTGAATTGGCTGCCGGGTCTGATTGTGACCCTGGGGCTGTTTTGGGGGGCCTTATTAAATCGTTTGCCAACCAAATTACAATTCCCCATTATGTGTCTTGGCCCGTGGGTTTGGGTGGTGATGTGTGGTCTTGTCTTGAGCTTTAACTATCGCTTACCCCTCGTGTTGCCAGTGATTTTAGTGATCGCCATTAGTACCGCGATGTTATGTCGCGATCGATTGCAATTGGATCAAGCCAATCAACGTTTGCAGCGACAAGTGACGATCGATGCCTTGACGCAAGTCAAAAATCGCTATTTCTTAGAACGGGCCTTTGATTTGCTATGGCAACGATTAATGCGTGAGCGGGGCGAAGTCGCATTAATTATGTGTGACATCGACTATTTCAAACTTTATAACGATAGCCAGGGGCATCAAGCTGGCGATCGTTGTCTCTACCAAGTCGCGCAGACAATCCACCAATGTCTCAAGCGGCCGGAAGACTTTGTGGCGCGATATGGGGGCGAAGAATTCGCGATTGTGCTGCCCCATACTTCACTCAATGGTGCGGTGCAGATTGCGGAACAAATTCAAGCCGCTTTAGCAAAATTGGCGCTGCAACATCCAAGTGCGCCCGGCTTAGGGATTGTGACAATTAGCCTCGGAATTTCGACCGCGTTAGTGACGGATTTTGCCCCGGAGATGTTGATTCAGCAAGCAGACCAGGCACTCTATAATGCCAAGCGCTTGGGGCGCGATCGTTATTTTGTCGCCGGTGCTTGGCCGCCGTCTGAGTCGGTATGA
- a CDS encoding FecR family protein produces the protein MLRRRFLALFFLLGAFAGSRKAAWARPMRIRTGSWLEVRKLKGKAIYQDRRGRWRAWVGLRFQTVGDRFETTKGASAVLRLESGIGTIYVSESTKFSLKQRYTTKDGGIVTQLHVTQGQIRLKVRKFTNPSSRLEILTPAGIAGVRGTEFGVSTQPSGQTGIATRSGRVAAIAQSQTVDISNAQQTLIAPQSPPTSAQPLKDDPGLYLQVAKLQGKRVQLMGKVDPVNVLLIEDVPQSTASNGAFNYLIAQWRGNVVRVKVITPLGTERRYELPVIA, from the coding sequence ATGCTGAGGCGACGTTTTCTAGCTTTATTTTTCTTGTTGGGGGCATTTGCTGGTAGCCGTAAAGCCGCTTGGGCCCGGCCTATGCGGATTCGTACAGGAAGTTGGCTGGAAGTTCGTAAGCTGAAGGGCAAAGCAATTTATCAAGACCGGCGTGGTCGCTGGCGGGCTTGGGTGGGCTTACGGTTTCAGACGGTTGGCGATCGATTTGAGACGACGAAAGGCGCATCGGCGGTGCTTCGACTTGAATCGGGTATTGGGACAATCTATGTGAGCGAAAGTACAAAATTCTCCTTGAAGCAGCGGTATACGACCAAGGATGGGGGAATTGTGACTCAGCTGCATGTGACTCAGGGCCAAATCCGGCTTAAAGTCCGTAAGTTTACCAATCCGTCGTCGCGGTTAGAGATTCTCACCCCTGCTGGAATTGCGGGTGTGCGTGGGACTGAGTTTGGTGTGAGCACGCAGCCGAGTGGGCAAACTGGGATTGCGACGCGGTCTGGCCGCGTGGCCGCGATCGCGCAATCCCAAACTGTGGATATTTCGAACGCGCAGCAGACGCTGATTGCACCGCAATCCCCCCCGACGTCTGCACAACCCCTCAAAGATGATCCGGGACTCTATTTACAGGTCGCGAAACTGCAGGGTAAACGAGTGCAGTTAATGGGCAAGGTTGATCCTGTGAATGTCTTGCTGATTGAGGATGTGCCGCAGAGTACCGCATCCAATGGTGCTTTCAACTATTTGATTGCGCAGTGGCGGGGTAATGTGGTCCGAGTCAAGGTGATTACGCCGCTGGGCACAGAACGTCGTTATGAACTCCCAGTTATTGCATGA
- a CDS encoding DUF4399 domain-containing protein: MNHPFATRTRWIKSLASILGALLFGLLLNIPAAAAIAPLSHAPEDARAYLIEPSNGQTVSPEFTAKFGLVGMQVAPAGVDQAGTGHHHLLIDLAELPPLTEPLPANEHIKHFGKGQTEAQLTLTPGKHTLQLLLGNYSHVPHDHPVISEPITITVK, from the coding sequence ATGAATCATCCGTTTGCCACACGCACTCGCTGGATCAAGTCCCTCGCCAGCATCCTCGGGGCGTTACTATTCGGGCTCTTGCTCAACATCCCAGCGGCGGCTGCGATCGCGCCACTATCCCACGCACCGGAAGATGCGCGGGCGTATCTGATTGAACCGAGTAATGGCCAAACCGTATCCCCAGAATTCACCGCCAAATTTGGTTTAGTCGGGATGCAAGTGGCGCCCGCTGGCGTCGATCAAGCGGGAACGGGACATCACCACTTACTGATTGACTTGGCCGAACTGCCGCCACTGACTGAGCCACTCCCCGCAAACGAGCACATCAAACACTTTGGCAAAGGTCAAACCGAAGCGCAGCTCACGCTGACACCGGGCAAACATACATTGCAATTGCTCCTGGGAAACTATAGCCACGTTCCACATGACCATCCTGTGATTTCCGAACCGATCACAATTACGGTCAAGTAA